One genomic region from Prionailurus bengalensis isolate Pbe53 chromosome C1, Fcat_Pben_1.1_paternal_pri, whole genome shotgun sequence encodes:
- the IWS1 gene encoding protein IWS1 homolog isoform X2 — MDSEYYSGDQSDDGGATPVQDERDSGSDVEDDVNEQHSGSDTGSVERHSENEPSDREDGLNKRHHVTDSENDDPSNLNASDSESEELQRQKDSDSESEEHAEPVASDSENEDTHQRASDSESEETRKLPVSDSENEDLLNGHATDSENEDVRKHPASDSEMEELPKSPASDSETEDVLKPQISDSESEEPPQHQASDSENEELPKPRISDSESEELPKPRVSDSESEEPQRTQASDSENEELPKPRVSDSESEDPPRHQASDSENEELPKPRVSDSESEGPPRHQASDSENEELPKPRVSDSESEDPPRNQASDSENEELPKPRVSDSESEEPQKGPASDSETEDASRHKEKPESDEDSDGENKGEDAEMQKDSFRSDSHIDRKRIQSSDSEEEEPKRPKIDSDEDEEKVGEEEKVAKRKAAVLSDSEDEEKASAKKSRVVSDADDSDSDVVSDKPGKREKTLASDSEEEAGKEELSDKKNEEKDLFGSDSESGNEEENLIADIFGESGDEEEEEFTGFNQEDLEEEKSETQVKEAEDSDSDDNIKRGKHMDFLSDFEMMLQRKKSMSGKRRRNRDGGTFISDADDVVSAMIVKMNEAAEEDRQLNNQKKPALKKLTLLPTVVMHLKKQDLKETFIDSGVMSAIKEWLSPLPDRSLPALKIREELLKILQELPSVSQETLKHSGIGRAVMYLYKHPKESRSNKDMAGKLINEWSRPIFGLTSNYKGMTREEREQRDLEQMPQRRRMNSTGGQTPRRDLEKVLTGEEKALRPGDPGFCARARVPMPSNKDYVVRPKWNVEMESSRFQGTSKKGISRLDKQMRKFTDIRKKSRSAHAVKISIEGNKMPL; from the exons AATGAACCTAGTGATCGAGAGGATGGCCTCAACAAAAGACATCATGTGACGGATTCTGAGAATGATGACCCCTCAAACCTTAATGCCAGTGACTCTGAAAGTGAGGAGCTTCAAAGGCAAAAGGACAGTGACTCTGAATCTGAGGAGCATGCAGAGCCTGTTGCAAGTGATTCTGAAAATGAGGACACTCATCAGCGTGCGAGTGACTCTGAGAGTGAGGAGACCAGGAAGCTACCTGTCAGTGATTCGGAAAATGAGGACCTTCTTAATGGGCACGCAACCGATTCAGAAAATGAAGATGTTAGAAAGCATCCTGCCAGTGATTCAGAGATGGAAGAGCTCCCCAAAAGTCCTGCTAGTGACTCTGAAACAGAGGATGTTCTAAAACCTCAAATCAGTGACTCCGAGAGTGAGGAGCCCCCACAGCACCAGGCCAGTGATTCCGAAAACGAGGAGCTTCCCAAGCCTAGAATTAGTGATTCGGAAAGTGAGGAGCTTCCTAAGCCTCGGGTCAGTGACTCGGAGAGTGAGGAGCCTCAGAGGACTCAGGCCAGCGACTCGGAAAATGAGGAGCTTCCCAAACCCCGTGTCAGTGACTCAGAAAGTGAGGACCCACCACGGCACCAAGCCAGCGACTCAGAAAATGAGGAGCTTCCCAAACCCCGTGTCAGTGACTCAGAAAGTGAGGGACCCCCACGGCACCAAGCCAGCGACTCAGAAAATGAGGAGCTTCCCAAACCCCGTGTCAGTGATTCGGAAAGTGAGGACCCCCCAAGGAACCAGGCCAGTGATTCAGAAAACGAGGAGCTTCCCAAGCCCCGAGTCAGTGACTCTGAGAGCGAGGAGCCTCAGAAGGGACCCGCCAGTGATTCCGAAACTGAGGATGCCTCCAGGCACAAAGAGAAGCCAGAGTCGGACGAGGACAGCGATGGGGAGAACAAGGGAGAGGATGCAGAAATGCAGAAGGACTCCTTTCGTTCAGATAGCCATATAGACAGAAAAAGGATCCAGAGTTCAGACAGTGAGGAGGAGGAACCCAAAAGGCCAAAAATTGACAGTGAcgaagatgaagaaaaagtcggggaagaggagaaagtagCAAAGCGAAAAGCTGCTGTGCTTTCTGACagtgaagatgaagagaaagcat CAGCAAAGAAGAGTCGGGTTGTCTCTGATGCAGATGACTCTGACAGTGATGTTGTATCAGATAAACCAggcaagagagagaagactcTAGCTTCTGACAGTGaagaagaagcaggaaaagaagaaTTGTCTGATAAGAAGAACGAAGAGAAGGATCTGTTTGGGAGTGATAGTGAGTCGGGGAATGAAGAAGA AAATCTTATTGCAGACATATTTGGAGAATCTGgtgatgaagaggaagaagaatttaCA GGTTTTAACCAAGAAgatttggaagaggaaaaaagtgaaACCCAGGTAAAAGAAGCAGAAGATTCAGATTCTGATGATAAcataaagagaggaaaaca TATGGACTTTCTGTCGGATTTCGAGATGATGTTGCAGCGGAAGAAGAGCATGAGCGGCAAGCGCAGACGGAATCGTGATGGCGGTACTTTCATCAGTGACGCCGATGATGTAGTGAGTGCCATGATCGTCAAGATGAATGAAGCTGCCGAG GAAGACAGACAGTTGAACAATCAAAAAAAGCCAGCActgaaaaaattaacattattgcCGACTGTGGTCATGCACCTTAAGAA GCAAGAccttaaagaaacatttattgacaGCGGTGTGATGTCTGCCATCAAAGAATGGCTCTCCCCTCTACCGGATAGGAGTTTGCCAGCACTAAAGATTCGAGAGGAGCTGTTGAAGATTCTACAAGAG CTACCTAGTGTGAGCCAGGAGACCCTGAAGCATAGTGGGATTGGACGAGCAGTGATGTATCTCTATAAACACCCCAAGGAATCAAGGTCCAACAAGGATATGGCAGGGAAATTAATCA ATGAATGGTCTCGGCCTATATTTGGTCTTACCTCAAACTACAAAGGTAtgacaagagaagaaagagagcagagagatCTAGAACAAATGCCTCAACGACGGAGAATGAACAG CACTGGTGGCCAGACACCCCGAAGAGACCTGGAAAAGGTGCTGACAGGAGAAGAAAA AGCTCTCAGACCTGGAGATCCTGGATTCTGTGCCCGTGCGAGGGTCCCCATGCCCTCAAACAAGGACTACGTTGTCAGACCTAAGTGGAATGTGGAAATGGAGTCATCCAGG TTTCAGGGGACCTCCAAGAAGGGTATCAGTCGACTGGATAAACAGATGAGAAAGTTCACAGATATCAGGAAAAAAAGCAGATCTGCACACGCAGTGAAAATCAGCATCGAGGGCAATAAAATGCCATTGTGA
- the IWS1 gene encoding protein IWS1 homolog isoform X5 encodes MDSEYYSGDQSDDGGATPVQDERDSGSDVEDDVNEQHSGSDTGSVERHSENEPSDREDGLNKRHHVTDSENDDPSNLNASDSESEELQRQKDSDSESEEHAEPVASDSENEDTHQRASDSESEETRKLPVSDSENEDLLNGHATDSENEDVRKHPASDSEMEELPKSPASDSETEDVLKPQISDSESEEPPQHQASDSENEELPKPRISDSESEELPKPRVSDSESEEPQRTQASDSENEELPKPRVSDSESEDPPRHQASDSENEELPKPRVSDSESEGPPRHQASDSENEELPKPRVSDSESEDPPRNQASDSENEELPKPRVSDSESEEPQKGPASDSETEDASRHKEKPESDEDSDGENKGEDAEMQKDSFRSDSHIDRKRIQSSDSEEEEPKRPKIDSDEDEEKVGEEEKVAKRKAAVLSDSEDEEKASKKSRVVSDADDSDSDVVSDKPGKREKTLASDSEEEAGKEELSDKKNEEKDLFGSDSESGNEEENLIADIFGESGDEEEEEFTGFNQEDLEEEKSETQVKEAEDSDSDDNIKRGKHMDFLSDFEMMLQRKKSMSGKRRRNRDGGTFISDADDVVSAMIVKMNEAAEEDRQLNNQKKPALKKLTLLPTVVMHLKKQDLKETFIDSGVMSAIKEWLSPLPDRSLPALKIREELLKILQELPSVSQETLKHSGIGRAVMYLYKHPKESRSNKDMAGKLINEWSRPIFGLTSNYKGMTREEREQRDLEQMPQRRRMNSTGGQTPRRDLEKVLTGEEKALRPGDPGFCARARVPMPSNKDYVVRPKWNVEMESSRFQGTSKKGISRLDKQMRKFTDIRKKSRSAHAVKISIEGNKMPL; translated from the exons AATGAACCTAGTGATCGAGAGGATGGCCTCAACAAAAGACATCATGTGACGGATTCTGAGAATGATGACCCCTCAAACCTTAATGCCAGTGACTCTGAAAGTGAGGAGCTTCAAAGGCAAAAGGACAGTGACTCTGAATCTGAGGAGCATGCAGAGCCTGTTGCAAGTGATTCTGAAAATGAGGACACTCATCAGCGTGCGAGTGACTCTGAGAGTGAGGAGACCAGGAAGCTACCTGTCAGTGATTCGGAAAATGAGGACCTTCTTAATGGGCACGCAACCGATTCAGAAAATGAAGATGTTAGAAAGCATCCTGCCAGTGATTCAGAGATGGAAGAGCTCCCCAAAAGTCCTGCTAGTGACTCTGAAACAGAGGATGTTCTAAAACCTCAAATCAGTGACTCCGAGAGTGAGGAGCCCCCACAGCACCAGGCCAGTGATTCCGAAAACGAGGAGCTTCCCAAGCCTAGAATTAGTGATTCGGAAAGTGAGGAGCTTCCTAAGCCTCGGGTCAGTGACTCGGAGAGTGAGGAGCCTCAGAGGACTCAGGCCAGCGACTCGGAAAATGAGGAGCTTCCCAAACCCCGTGTCAGTGACTCAGAAAGTGAGGACCCACCACGGCACCAAGCCAGCGACTCAGAAAATGAGGAGCTTCCCAAACCCCGTGTCAGTGACTCAGAAAGTGAGGGACCCCCACGGCACCAAGCCAGCGACTCAGAAAATGAGGAGCTTCCCAAACCCCGTGTCAGTGATTCGGAAAGTGAGGACCCCCCAAGGAACCAGGCCAGTGATTCAGAAAACGAGGAGCTTCCCAAGCCCCGAGTCAGTGACTCTGAGAGCGAGGAGCCTCAGAAGGGACCCGCCAGTGATTCCGAAACTGAGGATGCCTCCAGGCACAAAGAGAAGCCAGAGTCGGACGAGGACAGCGATGGGGAGAACAAGGGAGAGGATGCAGAAATGCAGAAGGACTCCTTTCGTTCAGATAGCCATATAGACAGAAAAAGGATCCAGAGTTCAGACAGTGAGGAGGAGGAACCCAAAAGGCCAAAAATTGACAGTGAcgaagatgaagaaaaagtcggggaagaggagaaagtagCAAAGCGAAAAGCTGCTGTGCTTTCTGACagtgaagatgaagagaaagcat CAAAGAAGAGTCGGGTTGTCTCTGATGCAGATGACTCTGACAGTGATGTTGTATCAGATAAACCAggcaagagagagaagactcTAGCTTCTGACAGTGaagaagaagcaggaaaagaagaaTTGTCTGATAAGAAGAACGAAGAGAAGGATCTGTTTGGGAGTGATAGTGAGTCGGGGAATGAAGAAGA AAATCTTATTGCAGACATATTTGGAGAATCTGgtgatgaagaggaagaagaatttaCA GGTTTTAACCAAGAAgatttggaagaggaaaaaagtgaaACCCAGGTAAAAGAAGCAGAAGATTCAGATTCTGATGATAAcataaagagaggaaaaca TATGGACTTTCTGTCGGATTTCGAGATGATGTTGCAGCGGAAGAAGAGCATGAGCGGCAAGCGCAGACGGAATCGTGATGGCGGTACTTTCATCAGTGACGCCGATGATGTAGTGAGTGCCATGATCGTCAAGATGAATGAAGCTGCCGAG GAAGACAGACAGTTGAACAATCAAAAAAAGCCAGCActgaaaaaattaacattattgcCGACTGTGGTCATGCACCTTAAGAA GCAAGAccttaaagaaacatttattgacaGCGGTGTGATGTCTGCCATCAAAGAATGGCTCTCCCCTCTACCGGATAGGAGTTTGCCAGCACTAAAGATTCGAGAGGAGCTGTTGAAGATTCTACAAGAG CTACCTAGTGTGAGCCAGGAGACCCTGAAGCATAGTGGGATTGGACGAGCAGTGATGTATCTCTATAAACACCCCAAGGAATCAAGGTCCAACAAGGATATGGCAGGGAAATTAATCA ATGAATGGTCTCGGCCTATATTTGGTCTTACCTCAAACTACAAAGGTAtgacaagagaagaaagagagcagagagatCTAGAACAAATGCCTCAACGACGGAGAATGAACAG CACTGGTGGCCAGACACCCCGAAGAGACCTGGAAAAGGTGCTGACAGGAGAAGAAAA AGCTCTCAGACCTGGAGATCCTGGATTCTGTGCCCGTGCGAGGGTCCCCATGCCCTCAAACAAGGACTACGTTGTCAGACCTAAGTGGAATGTGGAAATGGAGTCATCCAGG TTTCAGGGGACCTCCAAGAAGGGTATCAGTCGACTGGATAAACAGATGAGAAAGTTCACAGATATCAGGAAAAAAAGCAGATCTGCACACGCAGTGAAAATCAGCATCGAGGGCAATAAAATGCCATTGTGA
- the IWS1 gene encoding protein IWS1 homolog isoform X7 has product MDSEYYSGDQSDDGGATPVQDERDSGSDVEDDVNEQHSGSDTGSVERHSENEPSDREDGLNKRHHVTDSENDDPSNLNASDSESEELQRQKDSDSESEEHAEPVASDSENEDTHQRASDSESEETRKLPVSDSENEDLLNGHATDSENEDVRKHPASDSEMEELPKSPASDSETEDVLKPQISDSESEEPPQHQASDSENEELPKPRISDSESEELPKPRVSDSESEEPQRTQASDSENEELPKPRVSDSESEDPPRHQASDSENEELPKPRVSDSESEGPPRHQASDSENEELPKPRVSDSESEDPPRNQASDSENEELPKPRVSDSESEEPQKGPASDSETEDASRHKEKPESDEDSDGENKGEDAEMQKDSFRSDSHIDRKRIQSSDSEEEEPKRPKIDSDEDEEKVGEEEKVAKRKAAVLSDSEDEEKASAKKSRVVSDADDSDSDVVSDKPGKREKTLASDSEEEAGKEELSDKKNEEKDLFGSDSESGNEEENLIADIFGESGDEEEEEFTGFNQEDLEEEKSETQVKEAEDSDSDDNIKRGKHMDFLSDFEMMLQRKKSMSGKRRRNRDGGTFISDADDVVSAMIVKMNEAAEEDRQLNNQKKPALKKLTLLPTVVMHLKKQDLKETFIDSGVMSAIKEWLSPLPDRSLPALKIREELLKILQELPSVSQETLKHSGIGRAVMYLYKHPKESRSNKDMAGKLINEWSRPIFGLTSNYKGMTREEREQRDLEQMPQRRRMNSTGGQTPRRDLEKVLTGEEKALRPGDPGFCARARVPMPSNKDYVVRPKWNVEMESSRVTFLASEDQSFFMPALFEVSGDLQEGYQSTG; this is encoded by the exons AATGAACCTAGTGATCGAGAGGATGGCCTCAACAAAAGACATCATGTGACGGATTCTGAGAATGATGACCCCTCAAACCTTAATGCCAGTGACTCTGAAAGTGAGGAGCTTCAAAGGCAAAAGGACAGTGACTCTGAATCTGAGGAGCATGCAGAGCCTGTTGCAAGTGATTCTGAAAATGAGGACACTCATCAGCGTGCGAGTGACTCTGAGAGTGAGGAGACCAGGAAGCTACCTGTCAGTGATTCGGAAAATGAGGACCTTCTTAATGGGCACGCAACCGATTCAGAAAATGAAGATGTTAGAAAGCATCCTGCCAGTGATTCAGAGATGGAAGAGCTCCCCAAAAGTCCTGCTAGTGACTCTGAAACAGAGGATGTTCTAAAACCTCAAATCAGTGACTCCGAGAGTGAGGAGCCCCCACAGCACCAGGCCAGTGATTCCGAAAACGAGGAGCTTCCCAAGCCTAGAATTAGTGATTCGGAAAGTGAGGAGCTTCCTAAGCCTCGGGTCAGTGACTCGGAGAGTGAGGAGCCTCAGAGGACTCAGGCCAGCGACTCGGAAAATGAGGAGCTTCCCAAACCCCGTGTCAGTGACTCAGAAAGTGAGGACCCACCACGGCACCAAGCCAGCGACTCAGAAAATGAGGAGCTTCCCAAACCCCGTGTCAGTGACTCAGAAAGTGAGGGACCCCCACGGCACCAAGCCAGCGACTCAGAAAATGAGGAGCTTCCCAAACCCCGTGTCAGTGATTCGGAAAGTGAGGACCCCCCAAGGAACCAGGCCAGTGATTCAGAAAACGAGGAGCTTCCCAAGCCCCGAGTCAGTGACTCTGAGAGCGAGGAGCCTCAGAAGGGACCCGCCAGTGATTCCGAAACTGAGGATGCCTCCAGGCACAAAGAGAAGCCAGAGTCGGACGAGGACAGCGATGGGGAGAACAAGGGAGAGGATGCAGAAATGCAGAAGGACTCCTTTCGTTCAGATAGCCATATAGACAGAAAAAGGATCCAGAGTTCAGACAGTGAGGAGGAGGAACCCAAAAGGCCAAAAATTGACAGTGAcgaagatgaagaaaaagtcggggaagaggagaaagtagCAAAGCGAAAAGCTGCTGTGCTTTCTGACagtgaagatgaagagaaagcat CAGCAAAGAAGAGTCGGGTTGTCTCTGATGCAGATGACTCTGACAGTGATGTTGTATCAGATAAACCAggcaagagagagaagactcTAGCTTCTGACAGTGaagaagaagcaggaaaagaagaaTTGTCTGATAAGAAGAACGAAGAGAAGGATCTGTTTGGGAGTGATAGTGAGTCGGGGAATGAAGAAGA AAATCTTATTGCAGACATATTTGGAGAATCTGgtgatgaagaggaagaagaatttaCA GGTTTTAACCAAGAAgatttggaagaggaaaaaagtgaaACCCAGGTAAAAGAAGCAGAAGATTCAGATTCTGATGATAAcataaagagaggaaaaca TATGGACTTTCTGTCGGATTTCGAGATGATGTTGCAGCGGAAGAAGAGCATGAGCGGCAAGCGCAGACGGAATCGTGATGGCGGTACTTTCATCAGTGACGCCGATGATGTAGTGAGTGCCATGATCGTCAAGATGAATGAAGCTGCCGAG GAAGACAGACAGTTGAACAATCAAAAAAAGCCAGCActgaaaaaattaacattattgcCGACTGTGGTCATGCACCTTAAGAA GCAAGAccttaaagaaacatttattgacaGCGGTGTGATGTCTGCCATCAAAGAATGGCTCTCCCCTCTACCGGATAGGAGTTTGCCAGCACTAAAGATTCGAGAGGAGCTGTTGAAGATTCTACAAGAG CTACCTAGTGTGAGCCAGGAGACCCTGAAGCATAGTGGGATTGGACGAGCAGTGATGTATCTCTATAAACACCCCAAGGAATCAAGGTCCAACAAGGATATGGCAGGGAAATTAATCA ATGAATGGTCTCGGCCTATATTTGGTCTTACCTCAAACTACAAAGGTAtgacaagagaagaaagagagcagagagatCTAGAACAAATGCCTCAACGACGGAGAATGAACAG CACTGGTGGCCAGACACCCCGAAGAGACCTGGAAAAGGTGCTGACAGGAGAAGAAAA AGCTCTCAGACCTGGAGATCCTGGATTCTGTGCCCGTGCGAGGGTCCCCATGCCCTCAAACAAGGACTACGTTGTCAGACCTAAGTGGAATGTGGAAATGGAGTCATCCAGG GTGACTTTCCTTGCCTCAGAAGATCAGTCATTCTTCATGCCGGCACTGTTTGAAG TTTCAGGGGACCTCCAAGAAGGGTATCAGTCGACTGGATAA
- the IWS1 gene encoding protein IWS1 homolog isoform X6 — MDSEYYSGDQSADDGGATPVQDERDSGSDVEDDVNEQHSGSDTGSVERHSENEPSDREDGLNKRHHVTDSENDDPSNLNASDSESEELQRQKDSDSESEEHAEPVASDSENEDTHQRASDSESEETRKLPVSDSENEDLLNGHATDSENEDVRKHPASDSEMEELPKSPASDSETEDVLKPQISDSESEEPPQHQASDSENEELPKPRISDSESEELPKPRVSDSESEEPQRTQASDSENEELPKPRVSDSESEDPPRHQASDSENEELPKPRVSDSESEGPPRHQASDSENEELPKPRVSDSESEDPPRNQASDSENEELPKPRVSDSESEEPQKGPASDSETEDASRHKEKPESDEDSDGENKGEDAEMQKDSFRSDSHIDRKRIQSSDSEEEEPKRPKIDSDEDEEKVGEEEKVAKRKAAVLSDSEDEEKASAKKSRVVSDADDSDSDVVSDKPGKREKTLASDSEEEAGKEELSDKKNEEKDLFGSDSESGNEEENLIADIFGESGDEEEEEFTGFNQEDLEEEKSETQVKEAEDSDSDDNIKRGKHMDFLSDFEMMLQRKKSMSGKRRRNRDGGTFISDADDVVSAMIVKMNEAAEEDRQLNNQKKPALKKLTLLPTVVMHLKKQDLKETFIDSGVMSAIKEWLSPLPDRSLPALKIREELLKILQELPSVSQETLKHSGIGRAVMYLYKHPKESRSNKDMAGKLINEWSRPIFGLTSNYKGMTREEREQRDLEQMPQRRRMNSTGGQTPRRDLEKVLTGEEKALRPGDPGFCARARVPMPSNKDYVVRPKWNVEMESSRVTFLASEDQSFFMPALFEVSGDLQEGYQSTG; from the exons AATGAACCTAGTGATCGAGAGGATGGCCTCAACAAAAGACATCATGTGACGGATTCTGAGAATGATGACCCCTCAAACCTTAATGCCAGTGACTCTGAAAGTGAGGAGCTTCAAAGGCAAAAGGACAGTGACTCTGAATCTGAGGAGCATGCAGAGCCTGTTGCAAGTGATTCTGAAAATGAGGACACTCATCAGCGTGCGAGTGACTCTGAGAGTGAGGAGACCAGGAAGCTACCTGTCAGTGATTCGGAAAATGAGGACCTTCTTAATGGGCACGCAACCGATTCAGAAAATGAAGATGTTAGAAAGCATCCTGCCAGTGATTCAGAGATGGAAGAGCTCCCCAAAAGTCCTGCTAGTGACTCTGAAACAGAGGATGTTCTAAAACCTCAAATCAGTGACTCCGAGAGTGAGGAGCCCCCACAGCACCAGGCCAGTGATTCCGAAAACGAGGAGCTTCCCAAGCCTAGAATTAGTGATTCGGAAAGTGAGGAGCTTCCTAAGCCTCGGGTCAGTGACTCGGAGAGTGAGGAGCCTCAGAGGACTCAGGCCAGCGACTCGGAAAATGAGGAGCTTCCCAAACCCCGTGTCAGTGACTCAGAAAGTGAGGACCCACCACGGCACCAAGCCAGCGACTCAGAAAATGAGGAGCTTCCCAAACCCCGTGTCAGTGACTCAGAAAGTGAGGGACCCCCACGGCACCAAGCCAGCGACTCAGAAAATGAGGAGCTTCCCAAACCCCGTGTCAGTGATTCGGAAAGTGAGGACCCCCCAAGGAACCAGGCCAGTGATTCAGAAAACGAGGAGCTTCCCAAGCCCCGAGTCAGTGACTCTGAGAGCGAGGAGCCTCAGAAGGGACCCGCCAGTGATTCCGAAACTGAGGATGCCTCCAGGCACAAAGAGAAGCCAGAGTCGGACGAGGACAGCGATGGGGAGAACAAGGGAGAGGATGCAGAAATGCAGAAGGACTCCTTTCGTTCAGATAGCCATATAGACAGAAAAAGGATCCAGAGTTCAGACAGTGAGGAGGAGGAACCCAAAAGGCCAAAAATTGACAGTGAcgaagatgaagaaaaagtcggggaagaggagaaagtagCAAAGCGAAAAGCTGCTGTGCTTTCTGACagtgaagatgaagagaaagcat CAGCAAAGAAGAGTCGGGTTGTCTCTGATGCAGATGACTCTGACAGTGATGTTGTATCAGATAAACCAggcaagagagagaagactcTAGCTTCTGACAGTGaagaagaagcaggaaaagaagaaTTGTCTGATAAGAAGAACGAAGAGAAGGATCTGTTTGGGAGTGATAGTGAGTCGGGGAATGAAGAAGA AAATCTTATTGCAGACATATTTGGAGAATCTGgtgatgaagaggaagaagaatttaCA GGTTTTAACCAAGAAgatttggaagaggaaaaaagtgaaACCCAGGTAAAAGAAGCAGAAGATTCAGATTCTGATGATAAcataaagagaggaaaaca TATGGACTTTCTGTCGGATTTCGAGATGATGTTGCAGCGGAAGAAGAGCATGAGCGGCAAGCGCAGACGGAATCGTGATGGCGGTACTTTCATCAGTGACGCCGATGATGTAGTGAGTGCCATGATCGTCAAGATGAATGAAGCTGCCGAG GAAGACAGACAGTTGAACAATCAAAAAAAGCCAGCActgaaaaaattaacattattgcCGACTGTGGTCATGCACCTTAAGAA GCAAGAccttaaagaaacatttattgacaGCGGTGTGATGTCTGCCATCAAAGAATGGCTCTCCCCTCTACCGGATAGGAGTTTGCCAGCACTAAAGATTCGAGAGGAGCTGTTGAAGATTCTACAAGAG CTACCTAGTGTGAGCCAGGAGACCCTGAAGCATAGTGGGATTGGACGAGCAGTGATGTATCTCTATAAACACCCCAAGGAATCAAGGTCCAACAAGGATATGGCAGGGAAATTAATCA ATGAATGGTCTCGGCCTATATTTGGTCTTACCTCAAACTACAAAGGTAtgacaagagaagaaagagagcagagagatCTAGAACAAATGCCTCAACGACGGAGAATGAACAG CACTGGTGGCCAGACACCCCGAAGAGACCTGGAAAAGGTGCTGACAGGAGAAGAAAA AGCTCTCAGACCTGGAGATCCTGGATTCTGTGCCCGTGCGAGGGTCCCCATGCCCTCAAACAAGGACTACGTTGTCAGACCTAAGTGGAATGTGGAAATGGAGTCATCCAGG GTGACTTTCCTTGCCTCAGAAGATCAGTCATTCTTCATGCCGGCACTGTTTGAAG TTTCAGGGGACCTCCAAGAAGGGTATCAGTCGACTGGATAA